In Stigmatopora nigra isolate UIUO_SnigA chromosome 2, RoL_Snig_1.1, whole genome shotgun sequence, a single window of DNA contains:
- the LOC144209911 gene encoding DNA polymerase III subunit epsilon-like → MMPSTTVFFDLETTGLDTNKCDIIQMAAVCGSQVFNTYCVPRSPITEEASGLTGFSVENGRLLRHGWSMPTVPLQQALESFVEFLSSFQGTTVYLAAHNARRFDAPVLNRALKEFYLTEKFARVVSNYLDTFLLSKRLFCNFPSYSLKNLVNHFLGKSYDAHNALDDAKVLQELFKLRIGNNPWWGALSSVPSR, encoded by the exons ATG ATGCCTTCCACCACAGTTTTCTTCGATCTGGAGACAACCGGATTAG ACACGAATAAATGCGACATCATCCAAATGGCCGCCGTCTGCGGCTCGCAAGTCTTCAACACTTACTGCGTCCCACGCTCCCCCATCACAGAGGAAGCCAGCGGCCTGACGGGTTTCTCCGTGGAGAACGGCAGGCTTCTCCGCCACGGGTGGTCCATGCCGACCGTCCCACTCCAGCAAGCCTTGGAGTCCTTTGTGGAATTCCTCTCCTCCTTCCAAGGCACCACCGTGTACCTGGCGGCCCACAACGCCAGACGCTTTGACGCCCCCGTCCTCAACAGAGCGCTGAAGGAATTCTACCTCACTGAAAAGTTTGCCAGGGTGGTGTCCAATTACCTGGATACATTCTTGCTCAGCAAGAGATTGTTTTGCAATTTCCCTAGCTACTCCCTGAAAAACCTGGTGAATCACTTCCTAGGCAAGAGTTACGATGCTCACAATGCGCTGGATGATGCCAAAGTGCTTCAGGAGCTCTTCAAATTGAGAATTGGAAATAACCCCTGGTGGGGTGCCTTGAGCTCAGTGCCGAGCCGTTGA
- the plex9.2 gene encoding three prime repair exonuclease 4, with translation METSESDDNQQQLVVFFDLETTGFGATCELVQLAAVSGNRFVNLYTVPRRRMDAGAARVTGPRVRRRKLYHHYRPVPTSPLRDVLRSFIAFLRAFDRPLLAGHNIRRFDCRPLRRALDETGLRAEFEACVGGWVDTLPLAREILEGCGMQSFKQEYLVRELIGVVYGAHDALEDVRALQTLYRVLQPKAEVVARHTFCLSDIPEVTAKVTAEVTPEVMPEVAKVPKRERLLPGQQLLWQHLGRTEKDEDEKAADGNATQS, from the exons ATGGAGACGTCGGAGTCAGACGACAATCAGCAGCAGCTGGTTGTCTTTTTCGATCTGGAAACAACTGGATTTG GTGCCACGTGCGAGCTGGTCCAGCTGGCGGCGGTGAGCGGAAACCGATTTGTCAACCTCTACACGGTACCCCGCCGCAGAATGGATGCGGGCGCGGCCAGGGTGACGGGCCCTCGCGTGCGCCGACGCAAGCTCTACCACCACTACCGTCCCGTCCCCACGTCACCCCTCCGCGATGTGTTGCGGTCCTTCATCGCCTTCCTGCGAGCGTTCGATCGCCCTCTTCTGGCGGGCCACAACATCCGCCGCTTCGACTGCCGGCCGCTGCGGCGAGCCCTGGACGAGACGGGTCTGCGGGCGGAGTTCGAGGCCTGCGTCGGGGGTTGGGTGGACACTCTCCCGCTGGCCCGAGAGATCCTGGAAGGCTGTGGAATGCAAAGCTTCAAGCAGGAGTACCTGGTCAGGGAGTTGATAGGCGTGGTCTACGGGGCCCATGACGCGTTGGAGGACGTGCGCGCTCTCCAGACGCTTTATCGCGTGCTGCAGCCCAAAGCGGAGGTGGTTGCACGCCATACCTTCTGCTTGAGTGACATTCCGGAGGTCACGGCAAAGGTCACGGCAGAGGTCACGCCGGAGGTCATGCCTGAGGTGGCCAAAGTCCCGAAAAGAGAGCGCTTGCTTCCAGGACAGCAACTTCTTTGGCAACACCTGGGACGCACTGAGAAGGATGAGGACGAGAAAGCGGCAGATGGCAACGCTACTCAATCTTGA
- the mpi gene encoding mannose-6-phosphate isomerase, whose amino-acid sequence MEEVRVFPLTCSVQNYAWGKVGLDSEVAKLVVGGDPLAVIEEGKPYAELWMGAHPKGDAEIKDNRIAQTTLGQWIAHFPACLGSKVKDTFQGKLPFLFKVLSVNTALSIQAHPNRELAARLHAQFPEHYPDNNHKPEMAIALTQFEGLCGFRPVEEILGFIQFVPEFRALVGNEAAEQLRASVGHAGRVGQALKKCFTRMMNCEKKVFVDQLNMLVKRVTEEGAAGKDTESSNGELLLRLHSQYPGDIGCFSIYFLNHICLDPNQAMFLGANEPHAYLYGDCIECMACSDNTVRAGLTPKYIDVNTLCEMLDYSPAPSTAKLFPPVQDTSDPYVTVYDPPVPDFTVMRIQVPASFKQYTVTPVDSASILLVVEGDAVASSAAAPSDVGLRRGDVLFVSANESLLLHVTSPVGVVMFRACCLL is encoded by the exons ATGGAGGAAGTAAGAG TGTTTCCACTGACATGCTCAGTACAAAACTACGCTTGGGGAAAGGTAGGACTGGACAGCGAAGTGGCCAAACTGGTTGTTGGCGGCGACCCATTGGCCGTCATCGAGGAGGGCAAACCTTATGCAGAG CTGTGGATGGGCGCCCACCCAAAAGGCGACGCTGAGATTAAAGACAACAGGATCGCGCAGACCACTCTGGGCCAGTGGATTgcccatttcccagcatgcctgGGCTCCAAGGTCAAGGACACTTTTCAGGGGAAGCTGCCCTTCCTCTTCAAAGTTCTGTCCGTTAACACCGCCTTGTCCATTCAGGCTCACCCTAACAGG GAATTAGCTGCTCGTCTACACGCTCAATTTCCAGAGCATTACCCGGACAATAACCACAAACCGGAGATGGCCATCGCTCTGACTCAGTTTGAAGGCCTTTGTGGCTTCAGGCCCGTAGAGGAGATCCTGGGATTCATTCAGT TCGTACCTGAGTTCCGTGCTTTGGTGGGCAACGAAGCGGCTGAGCAGCTGCGGGCCAGCGTGGGCCATGCCGGACGCGTCGGCCAGGCGCTGAAGAAGTGCTTCACCAGGATGATGAACTGTGAGAAGAAAGTGTTTGTGGATCAACTTAACATGCTTGTTAAGAGGGTCACGGAAGAAG GCGCGGCAGGCAAGGACACAGAGAGCAGTAACGGCGAGCTCTTGCTCCGCCTCCATTCCCAGTACCCGGGAGACATTGGCTGCTTTTCCATCTACTTTCTCAATCACATTTGCTTGGATCCCAATCAGGCCATGTTCCTGGGCGCTAACGAACCTCACGCCTACCTGTACGGAG ATTGCATCGAGTGCATGGCGTGCTCCGACAACACAGTGCGTGCCGGGCTGACCCCCAAGTACATTGACGTCAACACCCTCTGCGAAATGCTGGACTACAGCCCCGCCCCTTCCACCGCCAAGCTTTTCCCGCCCGTTCAGGACACCTCGGACCCTTACGTCACCGTCTACGACCCCCCCGTGCCGGACTTCACCGTCATGAGGATACAG GTTCCAGCCTCGTTTAAGCAGTACACCGTGACACCCGTCGACAGCGCCAGCATCCTGCTGGTCGTCGAAGGCGACGCAGTGGCGTCCTCGGCCGCCGCGCCGTCCGACGTGGGCCTGAGGCGCGGCGACGTTTTGTTCGTGTCGGCTAACGAGAGCTTGCTCCTCCACGTTACCTCTCCGGTGGGCGTGGTCATGTTTCGGGCTTGCTGTTTACTATAA
- the scamp2 gene encoding secretory carrier-associated membrane protein 2, giving the protein MSAFDDNPFAESAGVNPFNDPAVTQVTNSSIEPVDQFNPFPASSLASQTTAASTSPYQPAVLQPSTEPTPQATAVAAQANLLRQQEELERKAAELDRREQELQSRGSTGKANNWPPLPRSFPIKPCFYQDFAEEIPTEYQRVCKMIYYLWMFNCVTLFLNVLACLAYFTTSATYGVDFGLSILWFILFAPCSFLCWYRPVYKAFKSDSSFSFFFFFFVFFCQVAVFIIQAVGIPRWGNSGWIAAFTVIKTSKAVCAIMIIVAILFTICAVMSVILLKMVHGLYRRTGASFHKAQQEFSQGIFTNKTFQSAAANAAASAAQGSFQANN; this is encoded by the exons ATGTCGGCGTTTGATGACAACCCTTTCGCCGAATCGGCTGGCGTCAACCCTTTTAAT GACCCAGCAGTTACTCAGGTGACAAATTCCAGCATCGAACCTGTTGACCAGTTCAACCCTTTCCCTGCCTCA agccTGGCTAGTCAAACCACAGCAGCATCCACTTCACCCTATCAACCTGCAGTGCTTCAGCCATCTACAGAACCCACTCCCCAG GCCACGGCCGTTGCGGCGCAGGCCAACCTGCTGAGACAGCAAGAAGAACTGGAGAGGAAAGCTGCCGAGTTGGATCGCAGAGAGCAGGAGCTGCAGAGTCGAGGCTCCACAG GTAAAGCAAACAACTGGCCCCCACTTCCCAGGAGTTTCCCTATCAAGCCGTGTTTCTATCAGGATTTCGCTGAAGAAATTCCCACCGAGTATCAGAGAGTGTGCAAGATGATCTACTACCTCTGGATGT TCAACTGTGTGACACTGTTCCTAAACGTGCTGGCCTGTCTGGCCTACTTCACCACCTCCGCTACCTACGGCGTAGACTTTGGCCTCTCCATCCTGTGGTTCATCCTTTTCGCTCCCTGCTCCTTCCTCTGCTGGTATCGGCCGGTCTACAAGGCCTTTAA GTCCGACAGCTCCTTcagcttctttttcttcttctttgtcttcTTCTGCCAAGTGGCCGTCTTCATCATCCAGGCAGTGGGAATCCCGAGATGGGGCAACAG CGGTTGGATCGCCGCCTTCACCGTCATCAAAACGTCCAAAGCGGTGTGCGCCATCATGATCATTGTGGCCATCCTTTTCACCATTTGCGCCGTCATGTCCGTCATCCTCCTCAAGATG GTTCACGGCCTGTACCGCCGGACCGGGGCTAGCTTCCATAAGGCCCAGCAGGAGTTCTCACAGGGAATTTTCACCAACAAAACATTCCAAAGCGCCGCCGCCAACGCAGCGGCGTCCGCCGCGCAAGGCTCTTTCCAAGCCAACAATTAG